Genomic window (Chelmon rostratus isolate fCheRos1 chromosome 15, fCheRos1.pri, whole genome shotgun sequence):
TAGAATACCTGAGGCGCAACCATAGTCCCACATGCCACAGCAGAGCTCTCAAAACAACAGACGATGCAGATGACGGAGAAAACCGCAGCTGTGCCAGAGGCCAGGAGATCAGGGGCTGCCAGAAGTTTTAAATGCGGGTATGGCTTGATCCAAGatttcagcttgttttgtttctttcatcaAGCTGTGATAATGTAATGTGTCTTGGCAATCTATTAGTTGTTTTAATCTCATCGTCTGACATTTGAAACAAATATACTCTGTATAATTATGCACATTTCGTTTAGTAAACCAACGGGGGTGATCCAATACAATAATCTCcatttttcactctgtcactgtcactcaaCAAAATGCATGTTATTTGGCCTAAATTTGCTAAAAGCCTCGTGCCAGGTATCTGACTCATTTACGCGCGTGTCAGCAGATCAGAATCGTTTTTACAAGCATCCACCTGCAACGAAACCCTCTCAGGCATTCAGCGAATAGGCTTGCACCAACCTTCACCAGTCCGGTGAGGTGTTCCAGCACGCCAACCATTGGAAGCTGCAGAAGGTGGTTGTTTCTCAGGTTGAGCCGCGCCAGATTAACTCCAGAAAACACGCCGAGAGGGAGGCTCCGCAGCAGGTTGGCGTTGAGgaacagcagctggagggacGGCATGGAGTCGAAGGTCCCGGGGTCTATCTCACGTATCTCGTTGTATTCAAAATAAAGGTACctaaagagaggagaggacagtgtTACGGAGTCTCTGTATACATGGACTATTGAAATAGGAAGGTAGCTGCAGCGTGGTACCTCAGTGCTTAGTGACATCTGCAGTAAGGATACATGAAACATAATAAACACTACAAAAAAGCCAAGAccatctgtttatctgtcttcGTCTTAACTTTGTATGAATAAGTAATCCTTGATTAGAGTACAGCATAAATTTTCATATGTTTAAATCGatttattttgaagtattgTGTAGATAATGTACCTCTGCTACTCCCCAGCattataattaaataaatgaatatttatataAAGACGTTCCTAATAGAAATTTGACTTAATCTTTCTCTGTTCACAGCAGATGAGCTGATCAGTATCAAATGACATTGTGTAATTTTTGCACTGATGGCTGCTAACACTTGCCTTGGTATGTCTGATCCTCGTGTCAAATTTAAGACAccgttttttttccttcaataaTAGAAATCAGTGTGAATTTAGGGAAGAATGACTGGAGACTTTTCCGTGCATGCTAGTCATCCAATATGCTTCCATTGTTGAAATAAGTAATAGATGTGGTTTGAATATACCGCTCACTTGCCCCTGGACTGACTAACAAAGGCTAACGAGAGGTTAAGAGGGAGACTTTTTGAATGTCCTGAGAGGATCTTGTTATTGATTAATAGTCAAATTAATGAGTCTGTCGATTTTCTGGACCTGATCTTGAAATATAGAGACAGTGCAGCTGAAAACTAAAGGCTAGATGATGTTGTGAATACAAAGATATTACCCCACGAACCTTCTCATTTCTTTGTCTAGCGGAGGATGAAAGTTGACCCGTTGTCCTAATCAAACACCACATTGTTTAACTCGCTGAATCAATACAATTACTGACGGTAGATATTTGCTGTATTATTTGCAGAAGAATTATCTTTGTAAGCTTAATCTGACAATGATACATACACATGGAGTCTCTTTCATAATAACCCTTTTTTCCAAAAAAGCAAATTCCTGGCATCATCCAGACGTCTCACCGCCTTATCAACACCTCTGtatgcaaatacaaaaaacattaattttcaCGTTGTCACTCATACTAGGCTCACACCTCAACTGAAGCATGCCATCAGGCAGCGTGACTAACAAATGACACTCCTGGAAGAGAATGGGCACCTTTCATTTCAATCAAACTCTGGCGTAATGGTAATCAAAATGTTCTGCTCAGTGCTATGCCAGTATTACAGTGAAATTAATTTCCACATACTTATAAACAAATGTCTAAATACCTAAGCTGACATGTGGTTTCAGTGAATTTCTTTGAAGTGCGGCGAAGGCGTCGTGCTTGAAATGCCGTGAGTGatccaaaaaacaacaaaaaaaatcctaccTCAGATTCTGCAGCCCCAGGAACATGTGGGGGCTGAGCCTCTCCAGGTTATTCCCATTCAGGTAGAGGCTCCTCAGGCTTGTCAGGCTGGAGAAGGCCCCCTCCTGGAGGTAGGAGATCCGGTTGTTCCCCAGGTGAAGCAGGTCGAGGCTGGAGAAATTCCAGAAGTCCGTGCGGTAGATCCTCTGGATTAAGTTTCCACTCAGGTACAGCTTGCGGCCATTGAGAGGTCGAGGCGTGAGCTGGGACACATTGAGGAAGCCGTTCTCCTTGCAGTTGACGGTCAGGCCCAGGTCCGTGATGTGCAGGTTGCAAGTGCAGCCCAGGGGACAGATGATGGGAATGGGGGGCCGTGTTTGGTAGCCAGCCACGGGGGGATTCTGGTTGGGACCGCGAGGTGTGGGGGATATTCTGGAGGGCCGAGGCCTTTTAGTCGGCCTCGGGTGCCTCTCCCTGTCTTTACGCTcggctgaggaagaggatgacgACGTGGAGGAGGTATGAGTGTTTTGCCGGGAGCCGTGGACCATGGAGGAGGGTTTAGTCGGCCTAACTCGCCCAGGGTGGGAATTGGGTTTCGGGTTTGGGGGCAAATGTTGGGGCTGTGATCCTGCTGATGGACCACCTCCCTCTGCTTGTAGCTCTTTATCCGGGAGGTCAGCACACAGCTCCTTGCGGGGGATTTCCCTCAGGTCCTTGCCGTGAAGATGGAAGGGATACTCGCAGGTAACGTCCCCGACTACAGCCGTGTAGGGGATCTGACCCAGCcactgctgtagctgcactgCCTCGCAGCCACAGTTCCAGGGATTCTCCTCCAGCTGTAGCTCCATCAGGGAGCGGCCGACGTACTCCAGGGTCCCAGCATATGCCAGGCTCTTCAGACGGTTTCCCCGCAGGTCCAGATGAGTCAGAGACACAGAtctggagcaggaggaggagggggagatagTTAGCTAGGTTACACAAAAGGACAATGTGCTAGTGAGTGAAAATAAAGGTTCACACATTCCTTTGCTGAGAAATCTGCTTTTTATCTGATGATTAATCCGTCTTTTATGATATGAAATAGTATGCCACAGAAACATTAATTCAACAGCAGTACAGACCAGCTAATTGTGTCTGACACTGATATTTCTACAGATCAGTCCCAGCATAATTCAAAAGCTTTGCAGTAAAATAATCAGAATCTAACCTGAACAGATGAGCAGGCAAGACAGGGATCAGGTTGTCGTTGAGGATGAGAACCCGGAGCTTGTAGAGGAACCTCAGAGCACCGCTGTCGATTCGTTTGATCACGTTGTAGTCAGCCTGCAggtaaaatagaaaatgtgatgaaCATGTAATTGCTGCAATTGAAAGATAGACCGAATGCAGCAGGAACGCTGAGGCACTCCCGTTTCGAAAATGCACAGAGATCTTGAGAAGATTCTTTCACTCAAGCCACTGACTTTTTCTGTCACAGCTTTCTATTGCAATCTTGGGTGTCATGATCAACACGGATTATATTCTCAAGCCTACCTGGAGGTATTCCAGAGCCTCTAAGCCAGCGAAGGTATCATTTCTGAAGACCTCCAGCTTGTTCTCATGGAGGTACAGGCGTCTCAGTTTGGCCAAACCGTGGAAAGCTCCCACTCGGATGTCCTGGAGTGCATTGTTGCCAAGGTTTATCGACACTGCGTTGCCAAGGTGCTGAAACCCGTTGCTATAGAGACGCCTCAGAGAGTTCCTCTGGAGGTTGAGTTTGAAAGGGCGGACCCACGACTGTGACACCTGAATGATTAATTAGAGGCCTGATTAGTTATCTTATTAATTACATGAAGTTAACAGTTAGAAACAGCCGTAAGCCACATTCGAGACAGGATATTAGGCTTGGAGAAACTGTATGGTAATGAGCTAAATGGCGATAAAGTGTGGTGCAGCTCCATGTGCACGGGCAGACAAATGAACAGGGATGATACCTGGCTGACATTAGTGA
Coding sequences:
- the LOC121618678 gene encoding SLIT and NTRK-like protein 3; the encoded protein is MQWVALAVALGCVCLSWASHTPTPTPTSTHTPLVDNSEEEVDEPCFEPCTCEVKEGVLHVHCDGRSFTNVSQVSQSWVRPFKLNLQRNSLRRLYSNGFQHLGNAVSINLGNNALQDIRVGAFHGLAKLRRLYLHENKLEVFRNDTFAGLEALEYLQADYNVIKRIDSGALRFLYKLRVLILNDNLIPVLPAHLFRSVSLTHLDLRGNRLKSLAYAGTLEYVGRSLMELQLEENPWNCGCEAVQLQQWLGQIPYTAVVGDVTCEYPFHLHGKDLREIPRKELCADLPDKELQAEGGGPSAGSQPQHLPPNPKPNSHPGRVRPTKPSSMVHGSRQNTHTSSTSSSSSSAERKDRERHPRPTKRPRPSRISPTPRGPNQNPPVAGYQTRPPIPIICPLGCTCNLHITDLGLTVNCKENGFLNVSQLTPRPLNGRKLYLSGNLIQRIYRTDFWNFSSLDLLHLGNNRISYLQEGAFSSLTSLRSLYLNGNNLERLSPHMFLGLQNLRYLYFEYNEIREIDPGTFDSMPSLQLLFLNANLLRSLPLGVFSGVNLARLNLRNNHLLQLPMVGVLEHLTGLVKVDLQQNPWECNCEAAPLKRWLEGLSAVVVMGEVVCHSPEKTKGVDLRSLSMELLCPELEPQEDQEREEQTATSTAADNSVSVGYPGSGLGPLIPPGKDSIPLSVLVLSLLVLFVSAFFAAAALIAYALRRRDKLPFRRQGEVDLAGIQMECGIFTEQTHHHHHHHHGLPETPPLPPPEHNHVYDTILPPEAASKGPNPAAASHMCSNPIYKEEQDAAVTQRPQQQQTFAASKESEGGYCSAAEKEREWTLEVSSSPINTVTGAMGPLAGLHGNGILCPTVIDSQGPTPKVELVDCLFRLPAPEFRDLPDRYARPPPRYPHPQDSKQDARPDQTLVVTTASSTAGGGNSSQGEQGALEQRARLRTTPDYMEVLDRSYQF